CGACCTCTCTCACCAGCCGCGCGACGGGCTCGAATCGCTGATCTGTTCCATCGAGGCGGACGGGCTCACCACCGAGGAGTTCCTCGGCCGCTACGTCGACGCCGTGACGGGCGACGACGACGCGACCGAGGCGGGCGATCGGCGGAACCGCTCGGACCACACCGACCGCGGCCGCTCCGACCGCTCCGACCACACCGACCGCGGCCGCTCCGACCGCTCCGACCACACCGACCGCGACCGCTCCGACCGCGACCGATTCGATCCCGACCGATAGTTCTACCCGTCGCGGCCCGGTACCGCGGTCGTACGTATGAGAGCCCTCCACGACGTAGCCGCCGCTTCCGGCCACGTGCCGGCCGCGCTGAGCACGATCGACCCAGTACCGACCGTTATCGGTGCCGCCGCACTAGTCGTCGGACTCGCGTCCCTCGCGTACGGGGCGGCCGGCGGCCGCGACGCGGTCCGGATCCTCCGGGCGACCGCGACCGACCCGCGCGGGCTCGACGGCACGGAGCGTCGGGTCCGGATTACCGGGCGGGCGGCCGCGGTCGACGGCGAGACGCTCCCGTCGCCGTTCGGGGGCGACCCGTGCCTCTGCGTCGGCTACGACGTCTCGGAGTTCCGCAGTCAGGGGAAGGGGCAGTCGTGGGTCACGATCGACGGGGGCGAGGCCGGCGTCCCCTTCCGGGTCGAGGACGGCGGGACCGGCGTCCGGGTCGACCCCGCCGCCGCGACGTTCTCCTTCGACGTCGACGCGAAGATCAAGGTCGACGCGGACGAGGAGCCGCCGGAGCGCGTCCGGGAGTTCGTCGACACGGTCGACGAGGTCGAGAGCACGGAGACCGGCTACGAGGTGGGGCCGCTCACGATCGGCGACGACCCGCGTCGCAGGTACCTCCAGCGCGTGCTCCGGCCGGGCGACGAGGTGACCGTCGTCGGCGACGCGGCGGCGTTCCCGGACGCGCCCGTCGGCGAGGTGAAATCGCGGATCGCGGACGGCTCGCCGTTCGTGGTCTCAGACGCGGGCGCGCGCCGGACCGCGCTGCGACAGATGGGCCGGTCGGCGGTGCCGGTCGTCTTCGGCGCGGTCGCGCTCGCGGTGGCCGGAGTGGCGCTGTCGCCCGCGCTCGCCGCGCTCGCGTGAGCGGGCCGCGAGGACGCCCGTCTCTCCCGCCCGACAGGCCTTTCTAACGGACCCGCGTTGGTGGAGGTATGTCAGACGACGAGCCGAAGCCCGGGTCCGCCGAGGACCAAGGGCCCGTGACGATCACGCCGGAGCTGGCGGACCGACTCGCGGAGAAGCGTCAGGAGCTGTTCGAGGAGTTCGAGATCCGCGACGAGTTCCCGAGCGAGGTGCTCCGGGAGGCCGAGGCGCGGACCGAGGGCGTCTACGAGGAGATCGAGGCGGAGATCGACGAGCGCGAGGACCTCCGCGATCTGACGACGTGGACTACCGACCCAGTCGACGCGCAGGACTTCGACGACGCCATCTCCATCAAACGCGAGGAGGACGCCTACCGGCTGTGGGTCCACATCGCCGACGTGACCCACTACGTCACGCCCGACACGGCGATGTGGGAGGAGGCGGTCGAGCGCGCTAACACGGTCTACCTGCCCGACTACACGATCCACATGCTGCCGCCGGTGCTGGCCGAGACCGTCTGCTCGCTCGTCCCCAACGAGGACCGGCTCGCGCACACCGTCGAGATGGAGATCGACGACGAGACGCTCTCGTTCGAGGACATCGACATCTACAAGTCCGTCATCAACTCCGACGAGCGGCTCACCTACAAGGAGTGCGAGAACCGCCTCGAAGACCCCGATCTCCCGCTCAGCGAGGAGAACCAGCTCGCCTTCGAGCTGGCCGACCGCATGCACGAACAGCGCAAGGCGGACGGCTCGCTCGTCTTGAACCCGCGGCGCGACCGCGCGCAC
This genomic stretch from Halorubrum hochsteinianum harbors:
- a CDS encoding DUF7562 family protein produces the protein MWGSRGGRDRRTVVCIACGDSVLREDAREYDKEGDRWNRRDKEFEYLCADCDDDLSHQPRDGLESLICSIEADGLTTEEFLGRYVDAVTGDDDATEAGDRRNRSDHTDRGRSDRSDHTDRGRSDRSDHTDRDRSDRDRFDPDR
- a CDS encoding GIDE domain-containing protein, with the protein product MRALHDVAAASGHVPAALSTIDPVPTVIGAAALVVGLASLAYGAAGGRDAVRILRATATDPRGLDGTERRVRITGRAAAVDGETLPSPFGGDPCLCVGYDVSEFRSQGKGQSWVTIDGGEAGVPFRVEDGGTGVRVDPAAATFSFDVDAKIKVDADEEPPERVREFVDTVDEVESTETGYEVGPLTIGDDPRRRYLQRVLRPGDEVTVVGDAAAFPDAPVGEVKSRIADGSPFVVSDAGARRTALRQMGRSAVPVVFGAVALAVAGVALSPALAALA
- a CDS encoding ribonuclease catalytic domain-containing protein, whose translation is MSDDEPKPGSAEDQGPVTITPELADRLAEKRQELFEEFEIRDEFPSEVLREAEARTEGVYEEIEAEIDEREDLRDLTTWTTDPVDAQDFDDAISIKREEDAYRLWVHIADVTHYVTPDTAMWEEAVERANTVYLPDYTIHMLPPVLAETVCSLVPNEDRLAHTVEMEIDDETLSFEDIDIYKSVINSDERLTYKECENRLEDPDLPLSEENQLAFELADRMHEQRKADGSLVLNPRRDRAHTIIEESMLKANKAVTHTLMWDRGVEAMYRVHPQPTPDQWNEALKEIQELNGVSIPGDAWGDDPRKAVNAALEESPERQLNKIQRAVLKVMPRAKYMNDPFGGHHALNFDIYGHFTSPIRRLSDTINHWIVHENDVPETLVELCDRASDKQKDGETAERLYKQFLEEQGLDPYAVNNRGVEVVEDPEEAKHGA